AATCATGGGAACTGTTTACATCACTCAAGAAGATGCATTTATTGCCAAAGTCGATGAACGTCTGAATGTGAAGTTTGAAAAACAGACAATTTTAGATGTGCCATTAATTAAAATCGATGGCTTGGTGGTGATAGGGCGGGCGAGTATTTCCCCAGCCGCTATCACTGAATTGATTAATCACAAAATTCCCCTGACTTTCCTCAATACAAATGGTAAATATCTGGCGCGTTTGGAACCGGAAATGAGTAAAAATATTTTCTTACGGGCTGCACAATGGAAAGCTACAGGAGAATCTCCCCAGGCTGTCCATGTTGTTCAAGGTTTTGTACGCGGTAAGTTAAAAAATTACCGTCAAAGTTTATTACTAGCCCAACGTCGCTATTCGGAAATAGATTTAAGTTCGGGAATCAATCAATTAACTAACGTCATCGCTTCTTTAGACAAAGCCACTGCGATTGATTCTCTCAGAGGTTTTGAAGGTGCTGGGAGTGCTGGATATTTCGGCTGTTTTAATCAATTGATTCGTGTGGATGATTTTCAATTTGAAACCCGTAACCGTCGCCCGCCAAAAGATGCGGTGAATTCGCTTTTGAGTTTGGGTTACTCTTTACTACGCCATGATATCCAAGGTGCAATTAATATTGTCGGGTTTGATCCTTATTTGGGATATTTACATACAGAACGCTATGGGCGTCCTTCTTTAGCTTTAGATTTGATGGAAGAATTTCGTCCTTTAGTTGTTGATGCTGTAGTGTTGACTGCAATTAACCGCCGGATGCTGTCGCCACAAGATTTTATTACTGAACCTGTCAGCGGTGCTGTTTCTCTGACTAAGGAAGGGTTACACAAGTTTTTGCGTTTATATCAAGAAAAAAAGCAAACTAAATTTAAGCATCCTGTGTTGCAAAAGCAATATACCTATCAAGAATGTTTTGAAATTCAAGCCCGGTTTTTGGCTAAATATCTCTTGGGCGAAATTGATAAATATCCCCCTTTGGTGATTTTGAAATAGAGAGCTTGAATGATATACACTGTAGGGAACATCCAAAATTTTTTCTTCTAATGACAATTTTATTCGTGCCGTGCCCCTACTAGTCTGTCAATTTTGTTTTGAGGGATTTTGGTAGTGTGAGCGTCTCGCTCACGCGGGCAAGATGCCCGCACTACAGTCCATCATTTTTATCTTAACAGGGGCACGGCATCCAAAATTTTTTCTTCTAATGACAATTTTATTCGTGCCGTGCCCCTACGACAATTTTCCTTAACTGAACTGTATTTCCCCATACCCAATCTTCACGAGCGATATTGATTATTGTCCAACTATTTGAATATGTTCATTGTCATTTCTTACGATATTCCCGAAGACAAGCGTCGCACTAAAATTCATAAAGTTCTCAAGAGCGTAGGTTGGGTTGAGGAACGTAGACCCGAAGGGGCTTGCCGAAGGCTAACCCAACATTTCCGGGGTTTTGTTGGGTTTCACATTCGTTCAACCCAACCTACAATTCTTCTATGCCATAAGCCCAATCTTCACGAGTCATATTAATTATTGTCCAACTATTTGAATATGTTCATTGTCATTTCTTACGATATTCCCGAAGACAAGCGTCGCACTAAAATTCATAAAGTTCTCAAGTCTTATGGTCAGAGCGTAGGTTGGGTTGAGGAACGTAGACCCGAAGGGGCTTGCCGAAGGCTAACCCAACATTTCCGGGGTTTTGTTGGGTTTCACATTCGTTCAACCCAACCTACAATTCTTCTATGCCATAAGCCCAATCTTCACGAGTCATATTAATTATTGTCCAACTATTTGAATATGTTCATTGTCATTTCTTACGATATTCCCGAAGACAAGCGTCGCACTAAAATTCATAAAGTTCTCAAGTCTTATGGTCAGTGGATGCAGTATTCTGTTTTTGAATGCGATTTGACCGAATCTCAATATGCTAAACTCAGGTCTCGTCTGGCTAAGTTGATTAAGCCCGATACCGACAGCATTCGTTTTTATTCCTTGTGCGCTTGCTGTCAGCCGAAAGTTGAGCGCATTGGCGGTGAGATACCGATGGATACTACTGTGTTTTTTGCTTAAGTAGTCGTAATTATTTATGTATATCTTAACACCCAGAACCCGAATTGTTGAAAAAGTCCGGGTTCTGGGTGTTTGTTTGTTCTCAATTCCGTAATATTATAGTATTTATGAACAAATGTCGTAGCGTTATCAACAAATGTCGTAGCGTTATCAACAAATGTCGTAGCGTTATCAACAAATGTCGTAGCGTTATCAACAAACGTCGTAGCGTTATCAACAAATGTCGTAGCGTTATCAACAAATGTCGTAGCGTTATCAACAAATGTCGAAATTTTTGTAACACCTTATACAATTTCCCTAGACAAGGACTTTATTCTGTCCGATTTGCTGAGTTGTTTCCCCAGTTCCGTCAACCTGTAGGTGTTTTGTCAGCTATGTGTTTTTTTTGGGCTGAAATCCTTTCCTGTGCTGCTTTTGACGCCGATCAACCACTGCAGGAGGTTGACGGAATCTCTGGAATGTTTATCAGTCAACCTTTTGGGCGTTTTTTTCTTCTGCCTCTGTTGACATCTCGGTGCTTGAAACGCTATCCTTATTTTAGGTTGACGGAACTGAACCTTGAAAACCAAATATATCAAGGCTTTTACGGCGAGCCATTGCAATTACACTTAATCCCTATTAGGGATTGAAACGTTCAAAGTGCCCAACGCACCAGAAGACAAAGTATTGCAATTACACTTAATCCCTATTAGGGATTGAAACTCAATCACCCCTTCTGGCACTGGTACACTTACTTTATTGCAATTACACTTAATCCCTATTAGGGATTGAAACGACTTTCAGCTACTGGCTCCAAGCTATGCACAATATTGCAATTACACTTAATCCCTATTAGGGATTGAAACCAGACACAGGAGGTATTGAGCCTTGCGCTGTTTGTTCACGAATTGCAATTACACTTAATCCCTATTAGGGATTGAAACGTTTTTTGCCGCTTAGATCGACGAGGTATATAGGAGATTGCAATTACACTTAATCCCTATTAGGGATTGAAACATTACAAAAAAAGGAATACCACCCACTCAACACGCATTGCAATTACACTTAATCCCTATTAGGGATTGAAACCAAGTTGTGAGGATAGACACCCCACTTTGCTATCCGATAGATTGCAATTACACTTAATCCCTATTAGGGATTGAAACCTCCGACTGTTCCCCAAAGAATCTGAAGCTTAAATTGCAATTACACTTAATCCCTATTAGGGATTGAAACTCTCTGGTTCCTTTTTCTCGTCAAAAGGCTTGATATTGCAATTACACTTAATCCCTATTAGGGATTGAAACATCTGACGGGACAACTTCCACCTTTGCGGTACTCCAAATTGCAATTACACTTAATCCCTATTAGGGATTGAAACCGGTGTTTAAGGGTGATTGAATAGAAGTGCTTCAATTGCAATTACACTTAATCCCTATTAGGGATTGAAACATTGTTCCCCCTATTGAACAAAATTGGTAAGGAGAGTTAGATTGCAATTACACTTAATCCCTATTAGGGATTGAAACGGTAAATCGCCAGCGGAGATGACGTGCGCCCAAAAATTGCAATTACACTTAATCCCTATTAGGGATTGAAACTACCACCTAACACTGGATGGGAAGACACCCACGGAATCATTGCAATTACACTTAATCCCTATTAGGGATTGAAACCACTGAAGTTCTGACAATGTTGCCGTCAAGATTGCAATTACACTTAATCCCTATTAGGGATTGAGGCGTTGCTGAATCAGAGTATGAATTGGGATTTTGCGACATGACTAAAAAACGATTCTTTGCGCCTTTGCGCCTTTGCGTGAGACTAATTCATACTTTCACTCAGCAACGCCGGGATTGAAACAAATATTCATCAAAAGTGGCATGATGAGCTGAGACGCAGCCCAACCTAGGCATCGCTCCATTTTACATCAATCCCATCTCCCGCAACCCCTGGCGTAATCTCTTGGCTTCTTCTGGATTATGCTGCTCATGAAGAGCGATCGCATTTCTAAAGGCTGTTACACTAGCTTGGACATTACCAACTTTGAGCTGCACTACCCCCAAATTTTGATAAGCTTCTGCATAACTAGGATTTAAGCGGATGGCTTTTTGGTAAGAGGCGATCGCATCCGTAAACAAACCCAAAGCTTTGAATGTCATTCCCAAGTTGTAATGTCCCGTGGTAAAATTGGGGTCAATCTTCAATGTAGTTTCATAGGCAGTTTTCGCACCTTTGAAATCTCCCAACCCTTGGAGTAAATTACCCAAGTTGTTATATGCTCCCAGTTTGAGGATGGGGTAAATCGGCAACTTGATGGCTGCTTGATAGTGAAAAGTCGCCTGTTGGGGATTTTGCAACCGACTGTAAGCAATGCCTAAATGGTAGTGAAGTTCGTATAAAATCTCGTAATTTTCCTCACAAGCGGCGATACCTCTTGTAAGCAATTCCATACCTTTGGTAATATTGCCCGTTTCCACGTATAATGCCCCTAACTTACTACAAACATAGGGGTCATCAGGATGAGTTGCAAAAAACTCCTCCATTGCCGCTTGGGCTTTAGCATATTTATTATGTGCGGCGATCGCACTTTTTTGGTATCCTGCGTGGAGAATTGCCACCCCTTCTAAATAACCAATCTGCCAATGGGGTTCTTGATTTAAAATTGCAGCGACGCTATCATCAATTAAAGCATGATAAGGACGAGAAAAGCGCATATCTGGATGATTGCGAAACAATCTCGAAACCAGAGAATAAGGAGATTGTTCAGCACCCACCTCACGACGCACAAGGTTAATCAATAGATATTCTGGGCTTTCAATTGCTGAACGAATCTGAGGGACAATTTCTGCTGTCAGGGTTTCATCAGCATCTAATACCAAAATCCAATCACCAGTAACGTATTTTAACGCCGCATTGCGAGCCGCACTAAAATCATTACACCATTGAAAGCGATGTACTTTTGCACCGTATGCAGTGGCTATTTCCACAGTGCGATCGCTTGAGCCTGTATCGACAACTACAATTTCATCTACCACATTTTGCACACTGCTGAGACATTTAGGCAGTGTAGCAGCTTCGTTTTTGACAATCATGCACAGGCTCAAATTCATAGTTATGGCAGGATAATGATTTATGAATTTTTACATATCTGTACGGAATCTACGACCGGCTGTGTCTAGGCACTTTTGCCAGTATAACCAAAAAGCCATCCCATCAAGCGCCCACCGAAAATTGTTCCCCACCCTCTGTTGCATGTCAATGAGAACCGCTATAATCCCAAGTACAGTGTCGCACAAACTAAGGATTTATTTACTGTGTCTGCCAAAGACATTTTTCATAATGTCGTCAAAACAGCCTTGCAAAAAGATGGCTGGATAATTACCCACGACCCTTTATATTTGCGACTAGGTGACGATCCAATGCGGATTGATTTGGGTGCAGAACGTCTAATTGTTGCAGAACGAGATCAAGAACAAATAGCAGTAGAGGTTAAAAGTTTTCTCGCCCCTTCAGCAATATCGGAGTTTCACACAGCTTTAGGTCAATATCTTAACTATCGAGCTGTATTGCAGCTACAACAGCCCCATCGAAAACTTTATTTAGCAGTATCAATCGATATTTACCGAAATTTTTTTCGCCGGGATTTACCTCAATTGAGTATGCAAGTTTACCAACTAAAAATGATTGTATTTGACCCAGTTAATGAGGTGATTTTGCAATGGATAAATTGAATCACTACCGGCAACTAATCTGCCAAGTCCTTGAGCAATATTCTCAAATGAAACCTAGTAATGGCGATATTGAAATTTACAAATCTATTGATATAGAAAACGACCATTATCAAGTTTTTCATGCAGGTTGGGATGGATATACACGAATATTTGGGGCGTTAATTCATCTTGATTTAATCAAAGATAAAATCTGGATTCAGTATGATGGAACTGAGGTAGGAGTAGCCAATGATTTAGTTTCTCTTGGTGTACCTAAAGAAGATATTGTTTTAGCATATCATTCTCCATTTATGCGACAATATAATGGTTTTGCCGTGGGATGAAAAGTCTTTCCTCAAGGGAATATGAGGCGCTTGCCCAAAATTTCCTGAATCTTCTGTTGTACAGCCTCTTGACTTAAATTACCATCTACTCGTATAATTCGCGAGGGATAGGATGCAGCTAACTCTACATATCCTTGCTGTACCCGTCGATGAAAGGCGATCGCCTCTTGTTCGATGCGGTCAAACTCCGCTTCATCTTTACGTTTGCGGGCTAGTCCAACTTCCACATCGACATCTAGCCAGATAGTCAGGTCACTTTCTAAGCCAGCAGTAGCGATATAATTAAGCTGATTGATTAAACCGATATTTAAACCGCGACCATAACCTTGGTAAGCAACGGTAGAGTCAGTATAGCGATCGCACAAGATATATTTCCCCGCTGCTAAATTTGGCTTGAGTTCTTGCTCAACATGTTGTGAGCGATCGGCAGCATACAATAATAATTCTGTAGTCTGAGCAATTGGTTTGTCCTCTGCCTTTTCTAGCAACAAGCGACGCAGATGTAAGCCTAACTCAGTTCCCCCAGGTTCACGAGTCACAATTACAGATATACCATTACTTTGCAACCATCCACAAGTTAGCTGTATTTGGCTGGTTTTACCGCAGCCTTCCACCCCTTCAAATACAATTAATTTGCCAGCCATGCTTTTTTAACTTAGTTTTAAATGAACTATACCAGGTAATGAAAGAATTATTAAGATAATAACAACTTCAATCAACAAGTTGAAAGAAAAATAAAAAATAATCCACTCATTACTCATTACTCATTACTCATTACTCATTACTCATGACTCATTACTCATAACTCATTACTCATTACTCATTGAGGATCTATCTAAAAACTGGAGCATTGCTGAGGCGACAGTTTGAGGGGACTCAACTAAAAAACCATGTCCCCCATAATCGAGGACTATCAATTTAGCGTTAGGAATACCTTGAGCAAGTTGCTGAGAAAACTTGACCGGGGTGAGAATATCTTGCTTACCCACCAGCACCAGAGTAGGACAATGAATATCTTTGAGGCGATTTGTTGTATCACAGCCAAGAATAGCGCGACTGTGACGATAAAGTTCAAAAGGTGAGGGTGAGAATCGGTAGTTGACTGCTATCTCAATGATCATCTCTATCATCCCTGGTTGAGAATAAAATTCTTCAGTAAATATCCAGGGTAAAACAATTTGTTCATAAAGTTTCAGGTCTACAATGGCGGGGAGATCCCCCCAAGTTTCGATGATACTATTGAATCGTGTATCACCCTTGGCTAAAGATGAAA
The Gloeotrichia echinulata CP02 DNA segment above includes these coding regions:
- the tmk gene encoding dTMP kinase translates to MAGKLIVFEGVEGCGKTSQIQLTCGWLQSNGISVIVTREPGGTELGLHLRRLLLEKAEDKPIAQTTELLLYAADRSQHVEQELKPNLAAGKYILCDRYTDSTVAYQGYGRGLNIGLINQLNYIATAGLESDLTIWLDVDVEVGLARKRKDEAEFDRIEQEAIAFHRRVQQGYVELAASYPSRIIRVDGNLSQEAVQQKIQEILGKRLIFP
- a CDS encoding XisH family protein → MSAKDIFHNVVKTALQKDGWIITHDPLYLRLGDDPMRIDLGAERLIVAERDQEQIAVEVKSFLAPSAISEFHTALGQYLNYRAVLQLQQPHRKLYLAVSIDIYRNFFRRDLPQLSMQVYQLKMIVFDPVNEVILQWIN
- a CDS encoding tetratricopeptide repeat protein, yielding MNLSLCMIVKNEAATLPKCLSSVQNVVDEIVVVDTGSSDRTVEIATAYGAKVHRFQWCNDFSAARNAALKYVTGDWILVLDADETLTAEIVPQIRSAIESPEYLLINLVRREVGAEQSPYSLVSRLFRNHPDMRFSRPYHALIDDSVAAILNQEPHWQIGYLEGVAILHAGYQKSAIAAHNKYAKAQAAMEEFFATHPDDPYVCSKLGALYVETGNITKGMELLTRGIAACEENYEILYELHYHLGIAYSRLQNPQQATFHYQAAIKLPIYPILKLGAYNNLGNLLQGLGDFKGAKTAYETTLKIDPNFTTGHYNLGMTFKALGLFTDAIASYQKAIRLNPSYAEAYQNLGVVQLKVGNVQASVTAFRNAIALHEQHNPEEAKRLRQGLREMGLM
- a CDS encoding alpha/beta hydrolase — protein: MPKVHLNGIDLFYEIKGVGEPLVLIAGFLCDHTYWSLLMPSLVKQYQVIRLDNRGMGQSSAPESPYSLQHMASDVAALLDHLKIDKVHVAGHSMGGQIAQELTLAYPQKVKSLILLSSLAKGDTRFNSIIETWGDLPAIVDLKLYEQIVLPWIFTEEFYSQPGMIEMIIEIAVNYRFSPSPFELYRHSRAILGCDTTNRLKDIHCPTLVLVGKQDILTPVKFSQQLAQGIPNAKLIVLDYGGHGFLVESPQTVASAMLQFLDRSSMSNE
- a CDS encoding XisI protein; this translates as MDKLNHYRQLICQVLEQYSQMKPSNGDIEIYKSIDIENDHYQVFHAGWDGYTRIFGALIHLDLIKDKIWIQYDGTEVGVANDLVSLGVPKEDIVLAYHSPFMRQYNGFAVG
- the cas1d gene encoding type I-D CRISPR-associated endonuclease Cas1d, with the protein product MGTVYITQEDAFIAKVDERLNVKFEKQTILDVPLIKIDGLVVIGRASISPAAITELINHKIPLTFLNTNGKYLARLEPEMSKNIFLRAAQWKATGESPQAVHVVQGFVRGKLKNYRQSLLLAQRRYSEIDLSSGINQLTNVIASLDKATAIDSLRGFEGAGSAGYFGCFNQLIRVDDFQFETRNRRPPKDAVNSLLSLGYSLLRHDIQGAINIVGFDPYLGYLHTERYGRPSLALDLMEEFRPLVVDAVVLTAINRRMLSPQDFITEPVSGAVSLTKEGLHKFLRLYQEKKQTKFKHPVLQKQYTYQECFEIQARFLAKYLLGEIDKYPPLVILK
- the cas2 gene encoding CRISPR-associated endonuclease Cas2; the protein is MFIVISYDIPEDKRRTKIHKVLKSYGQWMQYSVFECDLTESQYAKLRSRLAKLIKPDTDSIRFYSLCACCQPKVERIGGEIPMDTTVFFA